Proteins encoded in a region of the Labrus mixtus chromosome 19, fLabMix1.1, whole genome shotgun sequence genome:
- the pck2 gene encoding phosphoenolpyruvate carboxykinase [GTP], mitochondrial, with protein sequence MSCLLLGVLRRHGAVGSSVGIRSLASIPSLPPAVAEFVRGAVDECKPTNVHVVTGTPEETANILAGLEKEGMVKRLPKYENCWLARTDPKDVARVESKTVIVTKNQKDTIPIPAGGVKSQLGSWMSESDWQKAREERFPGCMAGRTMYVIPFSMGPVGSSLTKYGVQVTDSPYVVASMGIMTRMGTPVLNRLAEGEEFVRCQHSLGRPLPLKAPLVNSWPCNPEQVLISHLPDMRRIMSFGSGYGGNSLLGKKCFALRIASRIAKDEGWLAEHMLILGITNPQGVKRYVAAAFPSACGKTNLAMMKPSLPGWKVECVGDDIAWMKFDSQGKLRAINPENGFFGVAPGTSDKTNPYAMATIAKNTMFTNVGETSDGGVWWEGLDPPAAGITLTDWHGKAWKQGSSTPCAHPNSRFCAPAAQCPIIDPQWESEEGVPIDAIIFGGRRPEGVPLVYESFNWQHGVFVGAAMRSEATAAAEHKGKVIMHDPFAMRPFFGYNFGDYLAHWLSMERRKGPTHLPKIFHVNWFRKDPASGSFLWPGFGENARVLEWIFKRCGRESEDEAAKKSIIGWLPVDGAVDTKGLSGNVDMGALFDVPVPFWQKETKELRAYFSQQVGADLPAQVEAELKALEDRVHN encoded by the exons ATGTCGTGCCTGTTGCTAGGAGTCTTAAGAAG ACATGGAGCTGTTGGATCAAGTGTTGGGATTCGGTCCCTGGCCTCCATCCCCTCGCTGCCTCCAGCAGTAGCTGAGTTTGTGAGGGGAGCGGTGGATGAGTGTAAACCCACTAATGTGCATGTGGTGACGGGGACGCCAGAGGAAACGGCAAACATCCTGGCAGGTCTGGAGAAGGAAGGGATGGTCAAGAGGCTTCCCAAATATGAGAACTG ttGGTTGGCCCGTACAGACCCGAAAGATGTTGCTCGAGTGGAAAGCAAGACTGTGATTGTCACCAAGAACCAGAAAGACACCATCCCTATTCCTGCTGGAGGAGTGAAGAGCCAGCTGGGCAGCTGGATGAGCGAGTCTGACTGGCAGAAGGCCAGAGAGGAGCGTTTCCCTGGCTGCATGGCAG gtcGCACAATGTATGTGATTCCCTTCAGTATGGGTCCTGTGGGCTCCAGTCTGACTAAATATGGTGTCCAG GTGACTGACTCGCCATATGTTGTTGCCAGTATGGGGATCATGACTCGCATGGGCACTCCTGTCCTGAATAGACTCGCTGAAGGAGAAGAGTTTGTCCGCTGCCAGCACTCTTTAGGACGGCCTTTACCGCTTAAGG ctcctttGGTAAACTCGTGGCCCTGTAACCCAGAGCAGGTGCTGATATCTCACCTGCCCGACATGAGACGGATCATGTCCTTCGGCAGTGGCTATGGAGGAAACTCTCTCTTGGGGAAGAAGTGCTTTGCCCTCCGCATTGCCTCCCGCATTGCAAAGGATGAGGGTTGGCTGGCTGAACACATGCTA aTCCTGGGCATTACTAACCCTCAGGGTGTCAAGCGTTATGTGGCAGCAGCCTTCCCCAGCGCCTGCGGTAAAACCAACTTAGCCATGATGAAACCATCTCTGCCAGGCTGGAAGGTTGAGTGTGTAGGCGATGACATTGCATGGATGAAGTTTGACAGCCAAG gtaaactgagAGCTATCAACCCAGAGAACGGCTTCTTCGGTGTGGCTCCCGGCACCTCAGATAAGACTAACCCCTACGCCATGGCCACCATTGCCAAAAACACTATGTTCACGAACGTTGGGGAGACCAGTGATGGGGGAGTGTGGTGGGAAGGCCTTGACCCCCCTGCAGCTGGGATCACACTCACAGACTGGCATGGCAAAGCCTGGAAGCAAG GAAGCTCAACTCCGTGTGCCCACCCCAATTCCCGCTTCTGTGCTCCGGCGGCCCAGTGTCCCATCATCGACCCCCAGTGGGAGAGTGAGGAGGGCGTGCCCATTGATGCCATTATTTTTGGTGGCAGGAGGCCAGAAG GAGTTCCTCTGGTCTATGAGTCCTTCAACTGGCAGCACGGAGTCTTTGTTGGAGCAGCCATGAGGTCAGAGGCCACGGCAGCTGCTGAGCATAAAG GAAAGGTCATTATGCATGACCCCTTTGCCATGCGTCCATTCTTCGGTTACAACTTTGGTGACTACCTCGCTCACTGGTTGAGCATGGAGCGCAGGAAGGGCCCCACTCATTTACCCAAGATCTTCCATGTTAACTGGTTCAGGAAGGACCCTGCATCTGGCTCCTTCCTCTGGCCCGGATTTGGTGAAAATGCCCGCGTGCTGGAGTGGATCTTCAAGCGCTGCGGCAGGGAGAGTGAGGATGAAGCTGCCAAGAAGAGCATTATCGGCTGGCTGCCAGTAGATGGCGCCGTCGACACTAAAGGTCTGAGTGGCAACGTGGATATGGGTGCTCTGTTTGACGTGCCCGTGCCTTTCTGGCAGAAGGAGACAAAAGAGTTGAGAGCTTACTTCAGTCAGCAGGTTGGAGCTGATCTGCCAGCTCAGGTGGAGGCTGAGCTGAAGGCTCTGGAGGACAGAGTGCACAATTAA
- the LOC132994584 gene encoding fat storage-inducing transmembrane protein 1 translates to MDVKIEKSSNGFTPDINLEKLCKSAAELIVPGNVILRLLNAALVFVTDLLARLFGSNLVKRHFHLMLSALVLFGPLLSFWVSKYSIFANSNHYLYRKFLKSTWGWTCIFSGSFTLLLSASARHPPSLLLRHLSRVGVVGLLWWGSQRILTLLEDAAGTCYEPITPDQDTQGTASSAQPLLLLHEDQTKASCLRANMVWRAYEVSQDILILCLCCLQLVEEVSVFGRHLAQTKPLQRSSCGPLRFIFLLCVVLLTLWMFLLLCLLAHFPKFPSQQLGGALGYLGWRGLYQGWYRLKPGWGCPGLPEGHFSITDIQKHSQ, encoded by the exons ATGGATGTAAAGATTGAAAAGTCGTCAAATGGCTTCACACCAGATATCAACTTGGAGAAGTTATGCAAGTCAGCTGCAGAGCTGATAGTGCCAGGAAACGTCATCCTCAGGCTGCTGAACGCTGCTCTGGTGTTTGTGACGGACCTGCTGGCCAGACTTTTTGGAAGCAACCTGGTCAAAAGACATTTCCACCTCATGCTGTCTGCCTTGGTTCTGTTTGGGCCTCTGTTGAGTTTCTGGGTGTCAAAGTATAGCATCTTCGCTAACAGCAATCACTACCTGTACAG gaagttcCTGAAGTCCACTTGGGGTTGGACGTGCATCTTCTCAGGTTCCTTCACCCTTCTTCTCTCCGCCTCAGCCCgtcatcccccctctctcctacTTCGCCACCTCTCTCGGGTAGGGGTTGTGGGGTTGCTCTGGTGGGGATCTCAGCGTATCCTGACACTGCTGGAGGATGCAGCAGGAACCTGTTATGAGCCTATAACACCTGATCAAGATACCCAAGGTACTGCCTCCTCAGCACAGCCCCTGTTGCTTCTGCATGAGGACCAGACCAAGGCCTCGTGCCTCAGAGCCAACATGGTGTGGAGAGCTTATGAAGTATCCCAGGACATCCTCATCCTCTGCTTGTGTTGCCTGCAGCTTGTGGAGGAAGTGTCCGTCTTTGGCCGTCACCTAGCTCAAACAAAGCCTCTGCAGAGATCCTCATGTGGGCCTTTAAGGTTCATCTTCCTCCTGTGTGTAGTCCTACTCACTCTTTGGatgttcctgctgctgtgtttgcttgCACACTTCCCCAAGTTCCCCTCCCAGCAGCTAGGGGGAGCTCTGGGCTACCTGGGATGGAGAGGACTCTATCAGGGATGGTACAGACTGAAACCGGGCTGGGGCTGCCCTGGTTTGCCAGAAGGACATTTTAGCATCACAGACATTCAAAAACACTCTCAGTAA
- the psme1 gene encoding proteasome activator complex subunit 1 — MASVGIGLESKKQVDDFCLKLTKEAEDLVSKFFPQKIEELQMLLKTSFSCDDLASLKAPLDIPIPDPAKEEAKRKKKEEKEAKEGKKDKDKDGDKEDEDSGPPCGPICSNERVESLLHEVKPQIQTLKEKLNTVSMWVQLQIPKIEDGNNFGVAVQEKVFELLTNTRTKIEGFQTQISKYYSERGDAVAKAAKQSHVGDYRQLVHELDQYQYWELRLVVLDIRNTYAVLFDIINKNYNKIKKPRGDGKALIY; from the exons ATGGCTTCTGTTGGTATCGGACTAGAGTCGAAGAAACAG GTGGACGACTTCTGCCTGAAGCTCACCAAGGAG GCAGAAGATCTGGTTTCAAAATTCTTCCCACAGAAGATTGAAGAGCTGCAGATGCTGCTTAAG acATCTTTCAGCTGCGATGACCTCGCCTCTTTGAAGGCTCCACTTGATATTCCCATTCCAGACCCAGCTAAAGAGGAGGCCAAGCgcaagaagaaagaggag AAGGAGGCAAAGGAAGGGAAGAAAGACAAGGACAAAGACGGCGATAAAGAGGACGAAGATTCAG GGCCTCCTTGTGGTCCCATCTGCAGCAATGAGCGAGTGGAGAGTCTCCTGCATGAGGTCAAGCCTCAGATCCAGACTCTGAAGGAGAAGCTCAACACG GTGTCAATGTGGGTACAACTCCAGATCCCTAAAATTGAAGATGGTAACAACTTTGGAGTGGCTGTTCAG GAGAAAGTGTTCGAGCTGCTGACCAACACGCGCACCAAGATCGAGGGATTCCAGACTCAGATTTCTAA ATACTACAGTGAGAGAGGTGATGCTGTGGCCAAAGCTGCCAAACAATCCCATGTG GGAGACTACAGACAGCTGGTTCACGAGCTGGACCAGTATCAGTACTGGGAGCTCCGCCTTGTGGTCCTGGACATCCGCAACACATAT GCTGTGCTGTTTGACATCATTAACAAGAACTACAACAAGATTAAGAAGCCCAGAGGAGACGGCAAGGCTCTCATCTACTGA